CACCCTTGCACATGCGCAGCACCTCGTGGTTGCTCAGCttgtccagctgctcctcaTCCAACAAACTGCAGGCCAGGATCCACTCACGCACATCGTCGAAATCGTTCAGCAAACGAACCGCTCCGTTCACACTGAAGCGAATGCGTTTCTGGTAGATAAAGTCCAGCCAGGCCTCACAAATGAGCTTCAGGATCAGCTTGAGTATGACAATGTCCTTGGTGGCACGTATGGTGGGCAGATAGATCTCGTCCAGCACATAGCCCACATAGAGGCTCTTCTCATCGTTGTTGTACACCTCGCGTTGCCAGAAACTGGCGGCTGGAAAACACAGCGTAAAGTTGGCCAGGCTGAGCACTCGGCAAACTGCGGACAGTATCTGAACACACTCGTCGGTGGTTTTCTGGGGGATTAGAGGTATTACTGGAATTAGTATCCCTACCGTAGAAATAAGTCCTACCTTTAGCTTGTCTATATTGGCGTTGACCTCGGCGATGAGCTTGGTGCGCAGGGCAACGCAAACCAGCATCAGTATGTCGCTCAGGTCGGCAGTGAGTTTGGGCAGTTGGAAGGTAATGAAGACATTCAGGCACAGCTTGACATCGTGCTCCAGGATCTGGAAGAAGCGGTCCATTTTCCACTCGCAGCAAAGGAGCTTCGCCTGCTCGGTGACCCAGAGGCGCATTGAATGCACCGAATGGTCTGCAATTGGATGGACATATTGCAAGTCGATCTGTGGTATCGAACCTATGCTAATCTTACCCAGCCGATGGAGTATGGGTATCTGTTCAGCAACCGGCAGCAGGCTGGAGTTGTTGTGCGCCTCCAGATTGGAGAAATATTGGTTGCTCAGATTAACGAGGTTGGCGAATATACTGATCCACACGGTGCCGGTGGGGGTGCCAAATTCCTGAAAGTTTGGAATCCtttagaaaagaaaatatatattaaggtatatgcatatatatcaCATTCTTTGGGCAATCGCGATATTGCTCAGCTACCACGTCCACCAAGCGATTGGTATTATTGGAAGATATTAGGGTGAGACGGAAGAGTTGATCCCAAATGTTGTTGCAAACGAATCCTGTAAGGATTTCACCAATTCCACGAAGTGTTGAAAAAACAGGCTCTGGAATATCTGCAAGGAAATATtgcatattcatattcatgaatataaatttattatatacttTACTGACCATTAACACTCTGATGATAGAGCCAGCTGCGTATGGAATCAATATGAGTTAGGCGATAGCAGGACACGGGATTATCAATCCACCAGAGCAGTATGTGATCCAAGATGATGCCCACATACGACCAGAGCAGTCGCAAGCCCTTCACAATGTACGCGTTCATATCCACAGGTCCTTTTTTGCCATTATCTATCATATCAATCAATAAACATAACATGTGTTCatgaaatgccaaaaagctCACCGAAAATGGTTGGACTAATTTCCGTGGCCTTGGCTATCAGTTGGGCAATAAACACCCGCTCCTTCTGCAGAAAACTCTCCGTGTGCTTACAACGCAGGCTCTGGCGATCTTGATCCTGCAGACTCTCCACAgccatctgcatctgcatggACTTGTAATCCTGGGCGGAGTCGCAATACGGCTGGTAATCGCCGGCGGCAAAGGATATGTTTAGGGTGCGCAGAATCTCCAGGCTGGAGGAGGTGGACTCCAGATTCTGCTGCTCCCGCCAGGCATCCTGCTCGCCCATGTTGAAGAGTCCAAAAACCAAGTCCAGGGCATTCTGCTCCACCCGCGTCTGCGCCACCAACTATGCCAAATGAGCTCTTTGAAAAGGAGTATGTAAGAGGTTATCTAACAACTTGAACCTGCAAAACGTAGCCAAAGTCAATGGATTTGAGCGCCAAGAGCAGAGCAGGATACATATTGCTGCACACATTGGCGGGCATCTCCTCCTTCCTCTTGCCACTCAGCTTGGGCTCCTCCTCTAGGTCGTCGTCGCCCGGTGGCTTATCCACTTCGAGCGGAACCAGTGGCTTCTCCACTTTGCGGCACTTGTTGTACAACTGGGTGATGTGCAAAGCCCAATTCAGCCACATCTCCGATTGCATCGACTTGCGGAGCAGGAAGCTCAACTGAAGGGTAACTAAGATCAATCCGAATTCAGGATAATGAAGTCAAGTACCCACCGTTCGCTTCAGCACAAAGGTGAGCTGGCAAAAGCGTCTGTCATTGAGATCCATTATCAAGTGGAACTTCTTCATTAGCAGCTGATTGTAGGGACTTCGCTTGATCTTCTTGGCGAGCGATTGGAAGTCAGCATTTTTGGTCTCGTCCTTGAGGTTCCAGTACTGCTCCACCACCCGCTCGCACTCCTCCAAAATGGTGTCCTTCGAGGGGCAGCTTGTGAGGGGTAccaatttaataaaagaaCTCCAAGTTACTTACATGTTCACTGAAAATCGCCGAGTTGACATCGATCACAATGCGCTTGGTAATCCGACGCAGCTCCAGGCCCAATTTGCCGATTTCCGCGAACGTGTGCATCGGCTGGGATTTGTTGCGGCAGTACCACTTCGGGGTGGTGCTCATTTTCGGTGGGGCCTGTCCGCCGGAGGCGGAACCACGCCAAGCCCCCTCCTACTCAGTGGCTCCCTAAGTCCGCCTGGTTCTAGACAAATCGCTTTTTAATTATTGTGTCTTCCAGGCACGCATCTGCACCACACTCGTTTCATTCCACAACCCGCTTCTTTCCTATCTCCCAAGCCTGGCGAATGCAAATTTTCCTTCTGTTGGATCGATGGCTGGTCTCGTGACCCCCGCAGCCAGGCAACGCACGCATCCGACAGCGGGTGGAGACCCGGAAAGAGTACGGAATTTCCACGGACATTGGGCGGTGCTGAAGCGCCCAAGCCCCCAAGACGTGGCACCCATGTGGGTGCCCATTGAACATCATCGACAGACACGCATTCCTCGGGCTGCCCCTTATGCAAATGGGTTTTTGGGTCGGGTGTGGAAACCCCAAAACAAACGCTTGTCTAGCGATGTCATAACCAGAAACGGCGCAGTAGTCAGTTTTGCCTCGCCAACTTTATTAGAACTTCTATGGCTGAAAGTAAGATAATAAATACTTTAGTGTAGCAACTAATAAAAGTTCTTGGTATTAAGAAACTAGCATTCCGAATTTTGTTTTAGCCACGTTATCCTACCAGTCGTATACGTAACATCGATAGAGCCACAGCGAACTTCAAATACTTGCTTAAAACTCATTTTTACTGGTATACAAACTGCTATTTATTCAGgacaaacatatttaaataaagataaaatgCAGCTTGATAATTTGGCACATCATCCGGACTAATCTAAACCCGACTGTCCTGAACTAGGTTGGCATCATTGGTGAGAGTCTGGACTTGAGCTCTGGGCATAGGCTTCTCCTCCTTGGTGTTGGCAAGGAAACCCTTGGCGATCCAGGAGCAAACAAGCAGCAGGATGATAAAGACGTGGGACACCAGGAGGCGATCTAAGGATTCTCGCACTTTCTGCCAGGAGCCTCGATTGTTCACAAAGTAGCAGAAGTACAAGCTCATGGAGTCGTTCATCAGGAACAGGCAGATGAAGATGGACCGGACATGCTTTCGGCCAAAGGATACCAGGGCGTATATGCTCGATATGACGATGATTGATGGTATGAATATCTTAAGCAGAATAAAAGCCGCAATCATGTGCAGCTGGAATTGTGGGAAGAAAAGTCGCGATGTAATGGCTTTGAATGTGAAGTTGAAGAACCAGTGGCCAGTTCCAAAGAAGGATACGTAGAAGTACAGCAGAATCAGTGCCGCATAGCGATAGGATTGCCTCAAGTGCTCCAGCGGACTCACAGGTCTCTCATGCGGTGACTGCTCCTCTGCTCCTTGGTTGTCATCCTGCTCTGTGTTCACATCCTTAAGATTTGAGTACCTGATGCTCTCTTCGTAGAGCTCCAGGCCTAGCACAAACTCGGTGACCATGATCTGAACGAAGAGCGAACCGATGGAGGTGGTCAGCATTATGTGCACCGTCAGCATATTGAAGGTTATCAGCTCCAAGCGACGCCTCAGTTCCTTTGTCCCACTATATGGGATTGATAGAAAGGCGAAGACGAGGTATGACCAGCATGCCACATAAACATAGGTGCAGACTGGCTGATCCGCATCCCATTGATAGGTTCCGTATGCAGTGGCCAGTAGGGCGGCCATGTTGATGATCCAAACGCGTTTGGCGTGTTGATGCCGCAGAATCAGAGGACGAATGACGGATAACACCATACTGAAGTAGACCACATGGCTGTTTCCAATATAAGCACCAATCTCATCGGTGATAAAGTGCAGGCTTGAGTTCTGCTTCACCATCAGGATACCACTCAGCAGGATGACAAGGACAAGCCAGAAAATTAGCTTCAAGGAGGGTCTGAAGAAGGCTCTGCGATTATTGAGGCACACCACCGCGAAGTAGAGCAGCCCAATGTGACTCTTGTGGAAGGCCATCAAGATCAGCAGAGCACCGGGTACAACGATTCCGACCAGGTGAAGCACCGGGAACTGGCATAGTAGCCCATTGTCTTGGCAGGGACGTTCAGCCAGGGCCAGGATGAGGATACCAAAGGGCAGAAGCAGATAGAAGGTGGTCAAGTGGGGCACCCTTTGCAGTATCATTAGTTCCAGGAGCGCCAATCCGCCCAAGCACATCATCAAAGTGATCCACGTAAAGTAGCCCTTACGCTCCGATTTCGGCTGGATGGACTCCCGTGTAAGTCGCACCAGCAGCAGGTAGAACCACAACAAGTAGGAGGCAgtggtggccaccagcagGGGCAGGTGATAGTACCCGTGGTAGTATTCCATGCATTGCTGAGCTACCTTGGCTATTTGCTGACTCACCTTAAAGGCCTGGTCGTAGTGCTCCTGGGCCACCAGATACTTCATTCTCTGCGGATAGTTTTCTATCTCTGCCGTGCCCAGACTTTCGAATTTGGGCAGGCACTGATACATAATACCGTCCTCATGTCGCTTTATCAGAATCCTGGCCTGCGCCAGCAACTGCATCGTATTCAGGTGGAGAGCCTGCAGCTCGTACTGAACACTGGTGTTCAGGAATCCAAGTGGCATCAGGGCCATGTTGTTCATGGGTGGAGGGAGGCCAATCAAAGCGGACATAAGTGGCGCCAGCTGCGTCTGTTCCAACTGGTACAGTGGCAAGGTGGGACCATTCTCACTGGCCGTGAAGTTCTGGACGGGATCCGGCGCCAAGCGTTTAACACCAGCTCCCCAGAGTATGAAAGGGGTTTCCACCTCGCGATCTCCGCCACCACCGTGCTGACCTAAAGCATAGAGAGGGATTCATGGGTAATGGTAAACAGATGAGGGAAACTCAAGGACACAACGCACCCGCATCACTCATCCCATGATCCGAGGTCATCAGGTAAGCGGTGCGACTGTCATTGAAAACGCTTTCGAAGAGTTCATAGGTCTGCCGGATGCCGCGTTGGGTGTAGTTAAGCTTTCCCCGGAAGTTCGAGCCGTAGGGCGTGAGGGCGTGTCCGGCGAGATCGATATCGGCTAGATAGACAAAGAAGACCACCGAGCTGGCATTGCGCAATGGCTGCACATTTTGCTCATTGGTCAGGTAGTTGCGCACCTTATCGAACACCCACTGATCCAACCTGAGTCTGCCCGAAATGTCCGACCTGGCGAAGGTTTCGAAACGCAGTGGCGCTCCACCGGTGGGCAAGTGAGTGAAGATTCTGGCAACCACATCCTGCGTCCAGCCAATGGCGTTCCTGCTCCTATTGAAGACGGTATCAAAAGTGGACGGATTCCAGCCAAAGTTGGTGAGGGCCGCAGCAGGATCTTCATTGAAGCCGCCAAAGATGGCGATGTGTCCCGGTCGGGTTACTGTCGGTGGGCATGCCCGCGAGATGCCAACTAGTGCCTGGTCAATGAACAGCTCCCGGAGGTCAGGAACCGAACTGCAGTTGTCCGCCAAAACAGATTGCGCCCTCAGTCCATCGACCACAAACACCACCAGTCGATCCGCCGGCGGTTCCAAGCCCAATTCGCGCAGGCTACTCAAAGGTTCCAGATCTGACAAGACAGTCGATTGAAAGTAGATGCTCAGGATGGAaccgagcagcagcagatgcacCACCAAGGCCTGAACACTCCACATGTTTTCAGTGTGACGAAATGTGTGTAAACTGTTCGCAGTGTACAAATGTGTGAAAGGAAATGTTTGAATTATATAGCCAGGATTGCCTGGAAACGTCGAACTGAAATAGGTGTTTTGAATTGCAAAGAAATTGAGAAGTACAAATAAAAGCGAAAGCGATTTCAATATATCCGGCAAGTTTATTGATGTAATTAAAGATAGGTTTGATTTTATACGTTGCTGTTCATCTTGAATAAAACAAACTGTAAATATTCAACACACACAATCTGCTTGATCTCTTATTTATCATCTATACTTATTCTCTCCTCTGTACACATCAACAtctggttttgttttgctatcaCATTGAATTGTTACATTTATAGTAGTAGTTGCTGCATGTTGCCTGcttaaaatctttaaaacaCGTTCTAAATTTCATCTGAAACATGTAGGTATACACGCCAATTAACAAGTGTATCCCATATCCTGTAGCTATAGCTTCTGATCTAAGAGTTTACTGTGTTTGTTGGTTGATTGCTTGGTATGCTGGTATGCTGGTATGTTGGTTGTGTTATGTTGGTTGTgttgtgttgggtgtgttGTGTCCAAAGGTTCAAAGGGTCCAAGGGATGTAGAAGCACACATTTCGTTTGTAAACTTTCGGTGAACTTGAAGTGAATCAACATTGTCGTCATCAAAGcgctttttcggttttgtcgttttgtttttttttttacaaaattaaacttaaaattgCTTGCGCTTCTCGTAACTACACATTAATTTAGTAGTTGTTGCTTAGTTCCTTGTtctctctcttgttttttactCTCGCCAGTgatctttttgtttgcttttttgtgtTCTCGAAATACgtaatgcatttaaaatatatagaaataatatttgtatacatataGGTATATATCTGCTCCATCTGTTCACGTatagtaaaatatatgtataatgtatatatattgtatatatatagatctGTATGCACTATGCCTAACCACGCCTATCCACTTCTCGCTTAATCCTCGGTAGTAGTTTctgtagtagtagtagtatttGTATCCTGCAGCTCTTCGAGAGTTGGAATATCGTCTTGTAGTTTTAGCACTTGTAACCTTGGGTTATAGTGCCCGGCTAAATAATATGTATCATTGTTATCGTATATGGATTGATATTGCTTCGAATCGGCACCGAACTTCTCGAAGTAACTGCCAAACTGCAGCACCTCACACCGATGCGAAATGGTCTGCACATCGTTCTCATCCTCGTGCGGCGATTCAAAAAGAGCACCCTGttcaaaatacataaatgatCTTTATAACTTTGCCCTTGGAAGGGAATTTACGGTATGGCTTACCggaaatttcaattttggaCAGCCGGTCGTCTCCTCCGGATGATAGAACCACGCCACACGCACCACCTTGTTGCCCGTGGTCGTTTCCCACATGGACTCAATGCGTCCGATATAGGGTCGATCTGGTCTGCCCGTCGATAGAAATACTGCACTGTCCCCGACCTGCAAATACcattaaataagaaaatcaaaattcaataCAATAATTACAGTGAAATATGAGCATGTGCACTTACCGTGATAGTCTCCTTTCCCCTTTTGATTGTTTTGTAAAATTGCTTTCTGGCGCGTCCCTTGACGCCCGCCTTGCGATAGGCGGTACCATACCAACCCCATAGCTGCCGTTCTGGCAGGAAGGCAGCTATCTTGCTGCTGCCCTTGGAGTTGTTATGCTCGACCAGATCGTCGCCCTTGGCCTGCGAGCGAAAATTGGATTAGTTCAACCCTTTCATTTCGGACAACCCTTTCAATTTGCAGCTTTTGCAATTGTTCTCTAATCAAATAACTCGGATTGtgttatacaaatattatttttaccattatcaaaaatcaaatggtGAACAAGGAATCACAAAAAAAGGTTATTGGCAATTGACCTTTCCCGACTACAAATGTTGGGTATTTTGGTAAcagattttgtaaatatttgtatttccATTTAAGTGAATAAAATTAGCACAAATAGTAAACAAAAAAGGGTTTCTCaaaaaaaatgggggaaaaagTTACTGCTCCCGCTTACCTCATCGGATATCTCTGACATGAGATTGGATGCGGACTCCTCTTCCATCTCCAGCTGCTCTGTCTTCACTTTGACCTCCACCTTAACGCGATTCGCGGTTggcgccgctgctgctgccatcCCTGTGGAAGGCGCCTCTGTCGCCTCCTGTCCTGCCGCTGAGTAGTCCTGCTGGACGACCTGTTGCTCCTGCTCTTCGCTGCCGTTCTTGCGGTGATGCTTCTTGTGCTTCTTGCGTTTCTTGTGCTTGTGATGCTTGCGAGCGGCGTCTTCTGCACTGACACCCTCGCCCGAGGCAGCGGCATCACCACCACCGTTGGTTGCCGTGGCCGGACTAATGCCATTTTGAGCTTTGGACATCTTCTTGAGGCTCTTCTTCAGGCGCTTCTTCTCACTGCGCTGCGTGAACAACTCCATGGTTGCCGCCAGCGAAGTGGTGTTATCGCTACTCATCCCCAGGCTATGGTGGCTGTGCGAATCCTCGCAGCCGGGCACGTTCAAATGGTCCTGAGAGGCTCCTACAGGTCCACTTTCAACCCCGCGCAGAGCGCTTCGCTTCTGCTTGCCTACTGAGTAGAGGGGATTATCGTTGTACTCTGTTCCATTGGTTTAAGTGGGATTGTCGGGCAGAGGGAACGAAAATAACAAAGAAGTAAATAAGGAGGCACGTACACAAGAAACGAATATTTGGACAGAGGGTTGGGAAGTAAAACTGTCATGTCCACAGGCACAGATGGTGCCGGGCTACAGTTTAATACCCATGAAAGTGCTCAATTAACACACACCTGCTATGGGATAATCGCTGAGGAGCATGCGGATGTTCTGCAAGCGGATCCTGCCGCTGTCGCCATCGTCGAACTCTACGCTGACAAAGTCCGGCGCTGTCGTAGCCGAATTCGTAGCGCTGCTGGCCGCTCCATCGACCACTTGCTCGGAGTCGATGGCACGTCCAGGATAAAGGCATCGGTACTGCTGACTCCAGTAGGCGCACAGCCGCGTACCCACTGGGACACTCTCCACGCTCTTCGGAGATACCTCGAGGAtctataaacaataaattaatgaataaAGTTATATATGTTGCTAAGAATGAAGTATTCACTCACCGTATCCTTGAGTATATCCTCGCGCGACATTACATGCGACTTGTTGCCACGCTCGCCATCCAATGTGATAGAATACACATCTGGCGGACGCAACGGCTTCATTACACCCGCATAGAAGAGTCCGCCCATGTCCGTCAGGACACGTGTCTCATCGCGATACAGGTGTTCGCTGGTCAGCTGAAGCTCGCGGTCAATGGCGCTAACCCGCCGCTTTGCCTCCGTAGCCGCTGTCTGCTCTCCGGCGGCGCCGCCGGTGTTCGCCTTCATCTTTCGCTGCTTCCGCACCGCAGAAGCCGCCTGCTTGGTGGATGGTGAGCAGGAGGCGGAAGTCGCAGAGGTAGTTGGTGCAATGGCAACGGCCGCGTCCAATGCGCTGGGTTCCAGGCGGACGAACGACGAGGTACTCGgtgagctgctgctgggcaaGGGATTGGGCTCCGGTTGGGATTGCTGTAGGGACGGCGGTGGGGGGAAGGAGTGCGTCTTGTCCGGGAATCGCAAAAAACTCGACGCCTGAAGGTTACTGCTCGAGAACTTTGGGAACTTGTAATCGCGCAGCGGGGACGATGTcctaaaaaatacaaatggtCTTAGGTTTATGTTGGATATGATTAAAGAGGAGACACCACTTACCCCAGGACACTGGACAGCGTCATCTGTGGCTGTTGCAGGGCAGAAGGTGGCTGCACTGCCTGTTGCGAtgcctgctgttgttgcagctgAAGCTGCTGCTTGGAgcacttcttcttctttttgtgCTTGGAAATCTCATCCAGCTTCCGCTTTTTCTTGCGATACTGCCGCGTTACGTCCGCCAGTCGCATACGCATACTATTGTCCATGATGCTAAACACCTCCTGGCCAAAGCGCTGCGCGTAGCTGGGATCCAGGGCATGGAGGGCACTGCGCAGCTCCGACTGCAGCTGCTCGTCATGCAGGTCCAGATCCTCCTCCGCCGGAGCAGACAACTGctggcggctgctgctgtgacGCCGCTTCTTCTTGCTTTTCTTGCTGCAACGCGCCGACTTGCGGCTGTCGCTGCCTGAGGACTTGGAATGTTTGTGCTTCTTGCGCTTCACAGGAGTCAGCTCGGCAACGGCACTAGCCGACGTGGATGGCAGCTCGATGCCCTGCATCGAGGGGAAACCGGGTGAGCTTAATGGCATCTGAAAGGAGGATGATGAGGAGGGGAAGACGGAACCCTGCGTTTGCCCAAAGGCAAAACAGGACTTGGCCTCGAAAACG
This genomic stretch from Drosophila yakuba strain Tai18E2 chromosome 3R, Prin_Dyak_Tai18E2_2.1, whole genome shotgun sequence harbors:
- the LOC6537796 gene encoding protein winged eye isoform X1 gives rise to the protein MATFNPGASSSAADILSATTATATFLVPTTAAVSHPGAHPAQLQLDQFGGFSTATPLQHHHHQQTNSSYTFVQIKREPCQVSEISSNNCHQQQQQHHHHQQLQHQGLSSASLTASSKTMSSSTLTTLVKIEAPSPKVSELEKSSGNSVPIGIAVARKRPQEALVPAINTPATLPLQPPLNKDLNCFGIRVADLGATSCGNLYFTGNGDLMTTGTATAEELALSAAGVNRAPSTFWQYPNALPIESVISMSPATVGLQYSREASRGQVVLLPAGPTALAGISNFPLLTPTDPFQQAAAAAAFVWPSAYIPQAPAPGGHSAAAAAAAAASLQPTPNLSSLPNLFFPSMGGHQALSTTPSYASTLQLYLAAAATATGSSTLCQHSNQQTSTTTTNSTINLSLAAGSGVTQSGNAASSLSSSSSLSASSSRFLSLATGQPGIPSLLSLPPPPGMKEEYSMPLALPPLVPLEAARDKEQALNLMRLPTPPTSATMEPSSLGHATPHHLFQSGAMATPTPALLNLSMHGNGGELPAATPLPVVSDEAALNYKLHAPLTPQTPPRLAEIPVQGSTQLLPQMQDVNIQTDTPVCSEDESFPGSAKPQDSAADAFPPPILVQPLELTKPSETSHTQPTECHTQTEPSDIPSASQEESAEQTPPEPIETMSQATQADQTAPEDLTGLELLSNISTNSKPLVRVKQEPVEHVEQPPPQPQPVNIMPSEPTPPMLEMEPTSAPEPLGGLKLLCALAEQRIQEEVVQGSSLFATPSSRTPTPTSQALGTTAATPPVFEAKSCFAFGQTQGSVFPSSSSSFQMPLSSPGFPSMQGIELPSTSASAVAELTPVKRKKHKHSKSSGSDSRKSARCSKKSKKKRRHSSSRQQLSAPAEEDLDLHDEQLQSELRSALHALDPSYAQRFGQEVFSIMDNSMRMRLADVTRQYRKKKRKLDEISKHKKKKKCSKQQLQLQQQQASQQAVQPPSALQQPQMTLSSVLGTSSPLRDYKFPKFSSSNLQASSFLRFPDKTHSFPPPPSLQQSQPEPNPLPSSSSPSTSSFVRLEPSALDAAVAIAPTTSATSASCSPSTKQAASAVRKQRKMKANTGGAAGEQTAATEAKRRVSAIDRELQLTSEHLYRDETRVLTDMGGLFYAGVMKPLRPPDVYSITLDGERGNKSHVMSREDILKDTILEVSPKSVESVPVGTRLCAYWSQQYRCLYPGRAIDSEQVVDGAASSATNSATTAPDFVSVEFDDGDSGRIRLQNIRMLLSDYPIAEYNDNPLYSVGKQKRSALRGVESGPVGASQDHLNVPGCEDSHSHHSLGMSSDNTTSLAATMELFTQRSEKKRLKKSLKKMSKAQNGISPATATNGGGDAAASGEGVSAEDAARKHHKHKKRKKHKKHHRKNGSEEQEQQVVQQDYSAAGQEATEAPSTGMAAAAAPTANRVKVEVKVKTEQLEMEEESASNLMSEISDEAKGDDLVEHNNSKGSSKIAAFLPERQLWGWYGTAYRKAGVKGRARKQFYKTIKRGKETITVGDSAVFLSTGRPDRPYIGRIESMWETTTGNKVVRVAWFYHPEETTGCPKLKFPGALFESPHEDENDVQTISHRCEVLQFGSYFEKFGADSKQYQSIYDNNDTYYLAGHYNPRLQVLKLQDDIPTLEELQDTNTTTTTETTTED